The Litoribacterium kuwaitense genomic interval CCGACAGCTTTAAAAGATCGGGACGGACTGTTCACGCCGCCGACGATGTGGCGGAGCGCTTCCTGATGATAGCTATGAGATTTTGTGAAATCCATATTCGTCAACTCCAGTTCTAGCAATCTTCACTTCTACTCTAGTGTAACAGACTGTCGCTTCGTAAGGCGAACTGGTTTCTCATTTGATTCAGCGGCTTTACATAGTGTAATCTAAAGAGTAAAAGGATTGCTGAAATTAAAAGAAGGAGGCTTTTTATCATGACCGTTACCGAAGGACAAACTGCGCCGTCATTCACATTACCATCACAGACGGGAGAAAATATTTCACTCGAGGACTTTTCCGGGAAATACGTTGTACTCTACTTTTACCCAAAAGATATGACCCCTGGCTGCACGACTGAAGCCTGCGATTTTCGAGACCATTATACGTCTTTTGTGGACGAAAATGCTGTCATTATTGGCGTCAGCCCTGATCCTGTCAAGCGACATCAAACCTTTGTCGAAAAGCACGACCTTCCTTTTTATTTACTTGCAGACGAAGACCATCAGCTGGCCGAAGCGTATGACGTTTGGAAACTGAAGAAAAACTTTGGCAAAGAGTATATGGGGATTGAACGCTCGACCTTTATCATTAATCCAGAAGGACAGATTGAAAAAGTGTGGCGTAAAGTAAAAGTGAAAGGACATGTCGCTGAAGCCTTAGAATACATTAAAGCATCAAGGAACGGATAATATAGGACAGACGGCTCATCTAAAGAGCAGTGGGGGCGAAATAGCTTGATAGCTTTACTTACAGAGGATTTTTCATTCGACCAGCGTACGAAGCTTATCGAGGCATATCCTTCGATTGAATGGCATCTTTATTCATCACTTGATCAGTCTGAGTATTTGACAAAAGCAGAGCTGCTTATCACGTACGGCAATGATGTGAAGGAGCGGCATATTCAATCTGCGGCATCACTGAAATGGATCATGATCATTTCTGCCGGTATGGAGGAAATGCCATTTGCGGCGATCGCAAATAAGGGCATTACGGTGACAAACGTAAAGGGGATTCATAAAATTCCGATGGCAGAGTATACACTGTCGTGGATGTTGAATAGTGTGCGCAAAAATGACGTGATCCGTGCGAAAGAACATGAAAAATCTTGGGCCTATGAATTGCCGATGGCAGAGCTGCACGGCAAACGCGTCGTGATCGCCGGCGCAGGAGCCATCGGTGCAGAGATCGGTCGTCTTTGTAAAGCCTTTGGAATGCATACGGTAGGAGTCAATTCTGATGGTAGGCCCACAGATCATATGGATGATATGGCAACCTTAGCTAGCTGGTCTAAGTATCTACAACAGGCGGATTTTATCGTCAATGTGCTGCCGAGCACACGTGGCACGAAGCATCTGTTTAATAAACAAACATTTGCACACTTTAATCCATTAGCTGTATTTATCAATATTGGTCGTGGAAGTACTGTAAATGAAAGAGATTTACTTGAAGCTTTAGAAGCCGGTATGTTCGCTCACGCCGTGCTGGATGTTTTTGCAGAGGAGCCATTACCGAAGTCAAGT includes:
- the bcp gene encoding thioredoxin-dependent thiol peroxidase; its protein translation is MTVTEGQTAPSFTLPSQTGENISLEDFSGKYVVLYFYPKDMTPGCTTEACDFRDHYTSFVDENAVIIGVSPDPVKRHQTFVEKHDLPFYLLADEDHQLAEAYDVWKLKKNFGKEYMGIERSTFIINPEGQIEKVWRKVKVKGHVAEALEYIKASRNG
- a CDS encoding D-2-hydroxyacid dehydrogenase, whose product is MIALLTEDFSFDQRTKLIEAYPSIEWHLYSSLDQSEYLTKAELLITYGNDVKERHIQSAASLKWIMIISAGMEEMPFAAIANKGITVTNVKGIHKIPMAEYTLSWMLNSVRKNDVIRAKEHEKSWAYELPMAELHGKRVVIAGAGAIGAEIGRLCKAFGMHTVGVNSDGRPTDHMDDMATLASWSKYLQQADFIVNVLPSTRGTKHLFNKQTFAHFNPLAVFINIGRGSTVNERDLLEALEAGMFAHAVLDVFAEEPLPKSSPFWEHPRISVTPHHSGVSTKYDERALHIVMKNMDAFLNKTDQWLNKVDPHKGY